The sequence below is a genomic window from Deltaproteobacteria bacterium.
TTATCTCTGCCACTGTATATTTAATACCCTTTTTATCAAATATATCCTTTACTGAATGGAAGTCCGACGGTGAGGCATATACCTCAAAGACCTTGTCCTCATCGTTTGTTATAACATCCTCTGCACCTGCATCAAGCGCCATCTCCATAAGTTTATCCTCTGAAATGGATGACATGTCAAATGTAAGCATACCCTTTTTATCAAACATCCATACCACAGAACCTGCTTCTGCAAGCCTTCCGTTGTGAGCGGTAAATGCATGCCTCACCTCTCCTGCTGTCCTGTTCTTGTTTTCTGTCATTACAAGCACCAATACTGCAATGCCTCCCGGACCATAACCTTCATAGAAAAACTCTTCGTAATTAACATCCTCCAATTCTCCTGTGCCTTTTTTTATTGCCTTGTCTATATTGTCAGAAGGCACATTTTCAGCCTTTGCCTTGTCAATAGCAGTGCGAAGACGCGGATTGCCCGACGGA
It includes:
- a CDS encoding YebC/PmpR family DNA-binding transcriptional regulator, with product MSGHSRWANIKHKKAKSDVRKGKVFTKLIREIMVAAKTGSDPSGNPRLRTAIDKAKAENVPSDNIDKAIKKGTGELEDVNYEEFFYEGYGPGGIAVLVLVMTENKNRTAGEVRHAFTAHNGRLAEAGSVVWMFDKKGMLTFDMSSISEDKLMEMALDAGAEDVITNDEDKVFEVYASPSDFHSVKDIFDKKGIKYTVAEISMIPKNNIKLEGKEAQQILRLMEELEDLDDVQNVYANFDIPLKAMDDE